A window of Aquitalea denitrificans contains these coding sequences:
- a CDS encoding methylated-DNA--[protein]-cysteine S-methyltransferase, producing MKPVIPDLFSPHGPTAATTSAASAIPAAPLFAQGGLWDAAGASVPGSTVPADTEGDMTASLSVPPHAACHGVVDTRFGPAMVWLDLQGRLLRLDFHLEQELQRAVLSGSRRDDAAVAAVARQLHEYQRGERRSFDIPLAAHGTAFQREVWAALCQIPYGQTMSYGELALALGKPGAARAVGRANATNPIALIVPCHRVLGADGSLTGYAGGLPLKAALLRFEQENTVPGLFAG from the coding sequence ATGAAACCCGTGATACCCGATCTGTTCAGCCCGCATGGCCCGACAGCAGCAACTACCTCTGCTGCATCTGCCATACCCGCGGCACCATTATTTGCCCAGGGTGGTTTGTGGGATGCCGCCGGTGCCTCCGTGCCAGGTAGTACGGTGCCGGCGGATACGGAGGGCGACATGACGGCCTCCTTGAGCGTGCCACCGCATGCTGCCTGCCACGGCGTGGTGGATACCCGTTTTGGCCCGGCCATGGTGTGGCTGGATTTGCAGGGCCGCTTGCTGCGGCTGGATTTTCATCTGGAGCAGGAACTGCAGCGGGCGGTATTGTCCGGCAGCCGGCGTGACGATGCTGCGGTAGCGGCAGTGGCGCGCCAGCTACATGAATACCAGCGTGGCGAACGACGCAGTTTTGATATCCCGCTGGCGGCGCATGGTACGGCTTTTCAGCGGGAGGTATGGGCGGCCTTGTGCCAGATACCCTACGGCCAGACCATGAGTTATGGCGAACTGGCACTGGCGCTGGGCAAACCCGGTGCCGCGCGGGCGGTGGGCCGCGCCAATGCCACCAATCCGATTGCGCTGATCGTGCCTTGCCACCGGGTGCTGGGGGCGGATGGCAGCCTCACCGGCTATGCCGGCGGCTTGCCGCTGAAGGCGGCCTTGCTGCGTTTTGAACAGGAAAACACCGTGCCCGGCCTGTTTGCTGGCTGA
- a CDS encoding glycoside hydrolase family 1 protein: protein MHHQHTLPFPADFLWGAASAAYQVEGGWNADGKGPSVWDSFSREVGRTFQGSNGDVAVDHYHRYPEDIALMAEMGLTAYRFSISWPRIFPSGRGAPNEAGLAFYDRLIDSLLAHGIEPVLTLYHWDLPQALQDEYGGWEDRRIIADFTHYCTALYQRFGGKVKYWVSLNEQNYNLSNAYLLGTHPPAVQDRKRFYTANHHAFLANASAIAAFRQWVPQGLIGPSFAYSPAYAASSSPEDMLAFENAEEFTNLWWLDTYCLGRYPAAALHWLAARGEAPDIQPGDEDMLRRGLPDFIGVNYYQTHSYTDNPADGVGLQRINTTGQKGSTPASGVPGLYKIQPNPHLPTSNWDWAIDPTGLRIGLRRLTSRYALPLLITENGLGEFDQLTADGRVHDDYRIDYLRSHLAACQQAITDGVKLLGYCAWSFTDILSWLNGYQKRYGFVYVDRDEQDCRSLQRIRKDSFYWYQRVIASGGTCLD from the coding sequence ATGCACCATCAACACACTTTGCCGTTCCCGGCTGACTTTCTGTGGGGGGCTGCCTCGGCGGCCTATCAGGTTGAGGGTGGCTGGAATGCCGACGGCAAAGGCCCGTCGGTATGGGATAGCTTCAGCCGCGAAGTGGGGCGCACTTTTCAGGGCAGCAATGGCGATGTGGCGGTAGATCACTACCATCGCTATCCGGAAGACATCGCCCTGATGGCGGAAATGGGCCTTACCGCCTACCGTTTTTCCATCAGCTGGCCGCGTATTTTCCCCAGCGGACGCGGTGCGCCAAACGAGGCCGGGCTGGCCTTTTACGACAGGCTGATCGACAGCCTGCTTGCTCATGGCATCGAGCCGGTGCTCACCCTGTATCACTGGGACCTGCCGCAGGCCTTGCAGGACGAATACGGCGGCTGGGAGGATAGGCGCATCATTGCGGACTTCACCCACTACTGCACCGCCCTGTACCAGCGCTTTGGCGGCAAGGTGAAATACTGGGTGTCGCTGAACGAGCAAAACTACAACCTGAGCAATGCCTATCTGTTGGGCACCCACCCGCCGGCCGTGCAGGACCGCAAGCGTTTTTACACTGCCAACCATCATGCTTTCCTGGCCAATGCCAGCGCCATTGCCGCCTTCCGCCAGTGGGTGCCGCAGGGGCTGATCGGCCCCAGCTTTGCCTATTCCCCGGCCTATGCCGCCAGTAGCAGTCCAGAGGACATGCTGGCTTTTGAAAATGCCGAGGAATTCACCAATCTGTGGTGGCTGGATACCTATTGTCTGGGACGCTACCCGGCTGCCGCGCTGCACTGGCTGGCCGCACGTGGCGAGGCACCGGACATCCAGCCCGGCGATGAGGACATGTTGCGACGCGGCCTGCCTGACTTCATCGGCGTCAACTACTACCAGACCCACAGCTATACCGATAACCCGGCCGATGGCGTGGGCCTGCAGCGCATCAATACCACCGGTCAGAAAGGTAGCACCCCGGCCAGTGGCGTACCCGGCCTGTACAAGATCCAGCCCAATCCGCATCTGCCCACCAGCAACTGGGACTGGGCCATCGACCCCACCGGCCTGCGCATCGGCCTGCGCCGGCTGACATCACGTTATGCCTTGCCGCTGTTGATTACCGAAAACGGGCTGGGCGAGTTCGACCAGCTGACGGCAGATGGTCGTGTGCATGACGACTACCGTATCGACTACCTGCGCAGCCACCTGGCGGCCTGCCAGCAGGCGATTACGGATGGAGTCAAGCTGCTGGGCTATTGCGCCTGGTCCTTCACCGACATCCTTAGCTGGCTGAACGGCTACCAGAAGCGCTACGGCTTTGTGTATGTGGATCGCGACGAGCAGGATTGCCGCAGTCTGCAGCGCATCCGCAAGGACAGCTTCTACTGGTATCAGCGGGTGATTGCCAGCGGCGGCACCTGCCTGGACTGA
- a CDS encoding DNA-3-methyladenine glycosylase family protein, whose protein sequence is MQQVEEHGFVLDLPADYHAATVLAYHGRDPAGPAEWQQGLQLRKGLLLQGCALELQLSFSAASLLVRVRGAASHDWSTLLPVVQQAVLRMAGLDGQREAWLQLSRQQPDAARLLGNKPALWLPLTAEPFEALCWAIIGQQINLSFATALRRSLIQLAGVAIAGSTLLAHPGPAQVAALSAEQLTAQRFSRSKAAYLLGAAQAVLDGRLPLDDMSSQDAAEAENRLLALHGVGPWTARYVMLRGLGFADSAPIGDSGLATALQRFYALPARPDASQTEQLMQVFSPCRSLATLHLWASLTENA, encoded by the coding sequence ATGCAGCAGGTGGAGGAACACGGGTTTGTGCTTGATTTGCCGGCGGATTATCACGCCGCCACGGTGCTGGCCTATCATGGCCGCGACCCGGCTGGCCCGGCCGAATGGCAGCAGGGGCTCCAATTGCGCAAGGGCCTGCTGCTGCAGGGCTGCGCCCTTGAGCTGCAACTAAGCTTTAGTGCCGCATCCTTGCTGGTGCGGGTTCGTGGCGCAGCCAGCCATGACTGGTCGACCTTGCTGCCCGTGGTGCAGCAGGCCGTGCTGCGCATGGCCGGGCTGGATGGCCAGCGCGAAGCCTGGTTGCAACTGAGTCGCCAGCAGCCGGATGCCGCCCGCTTGCTGGGTAACAAACCCGCCTTGTGGCTGCCACTGACGGCAGAACCTTTCGAAGCACTGTGCTGGGCCATCATCGGCCAGCAAATCAATCTGTCCTTTGCCACTGCACTGCGGCGCAGCCTGATACAACTGGCCGGGGTGGCGATTGCCGGCAGCACGCTGCTGGCCCATCCCGGCCCGGCCCAGGTGGCCGCTCTGTCGGCAGAACAATTGACTGCACAGCGCTTTTCCCGCTCCAAGGCGGCGTATTTGCTGGGGGCCGCCCAGGCGGTACTGGATGGCCGCCTGCCACTGGATGATATGTCCAGCCAGGATGCGGCCGAGGCCGAAAACCGATTGCTGGCCCTGCATGGCGTGGGGCCGTGGACGGCGCGCTATGTAATGCTGCGCGGCCTGGGTTTTGCCGATAGCGCACCGATTGGCGACAGTGGCCTCGCCACCGCCTTGCAGCGCTTTTACGCCTTGCCAGCCCGGCCCGATGCCAGCCAGACCGAACAGCTGATGCAAGTCTTTTCCCCCTGTCGCAGCCTGGCCACCCTGCATTTGTGGGCCAGCCTGACGGAGAACGCATGA